The nucleotide sequence TGGTCGGCCCCCACTTTTCGTACCAGAGCGATGAGACGCTGGCTGGGTAGGATTATGTTGGTTGGGTTATGGTTTGCGGGAGTGCTTGGTGCAGTGAGCCCGTAGGGCGAACGGAGCCAAGCACTGCCTTGGTTTGATGCCAGAGTTTGGCAAAGGCGTCGGGGGATATAAAGCCCAAACGGCTGTGCGGATGCTGGCTGTTGTATTTGCGTCGCCAGTTTTCGATGACGACGCGCGCTTCGGTCAGGGAGAGGAACCACTCCTGCTTGAGGCACTCGTCCTGCAGGCGGTTGTGGAAGCTCTCCACGTGAGGGTTTTGCCAGGGCGAGCCCGGCTCGATGTAGAGGGTTTTGATGCGTTTGGATTCCAGGTAGTCCTTGGTCGCCGTAGCGATAAACTCCGGCCCGTTGTCGGAACGGATGTGCTCGGGAGCACCGTGCTTGGCGATGGCTTTGTCCAAGGCCGCGACGATGTCGGCTGACTTCAGCCCGCGAGCCACCGTCAGGCTGATGCACTGGCGGGTAAACTCGTCGATCAGACTGAGCACCCGCAGAGGCGCTCCATTGTCGGTGCGATCCGCCACGAAGTCCCAACTCCACACGTGCCGCGGATGCGTCGCCGCGGTCGGGATCTTGCCGGTGGACTTGCCCTGACGCCGTTGCCGGGGGCGCGGCGGCTTCACGCCCAGCCCTTCAGCCCGGCGTACCTTTTGTACCAGCTTGCGGCTGACCTGCCAGCCTTCGTTGGCCAGCAGCGCTCGTACGCGACGATAACCGTAGCGCGGGTTGGTCCGGCTCACCGCGATGATCGCACGCACGAGGCGAACCATCTTGTCGGTGGCGGTTTTAGCCCGGTAGCAGAAGCTCGACCAGTGCAGACGAAGATACCGACAGGCGGCCCGTAACGAGCACGTTCCCGACTCGGCCACCTCGCGCACCGCTTCGCGCTTGTGCCCCGGGCTTACCATTTTTTTGCGTTTACCTGCTCCAGTACTTTGATGTTCAAAAGCTGGTCGGCCACCAGTTTCTTCAGCTCGGCGTTCTCGCGCTCAAGCTCCTTCAGACGCTTCACATCGCGCAGCTCCATCTGTCCGTACTTGCTCTTCCAACGATGGAAGCTCGCTTTGCTCACATTGTGCTCGCGGCAAACATCGTCCACGCTGCGGCCTTCGTCTGCCTCGCGCAGGAGCGCCACGATTTGCTCTTCGGTGTATCTCTTTCGTTTCATACTTCTGGTCGGGTTCTACCCGCCAGGGTCTCAAACGCAATGGTACGATTCTAGGAGGTCACGCCACCTTCCTGCAATGAGTATTTTTAAAGTCTGGTTCTCACTGCCGACACGGATACTACATGCACTGAAATCAGGAATCGAATGGCTCACAGGGATGAAACTCACACCCCGTTGGTAATCCTCATCCGCCAGTTGATTTTCGAGTACAAGTGTCTGAGCTTCATTGGATGCGTTCAGCCCACACGCAATGATATCTTGGTCACCATCGGCATCCAAGTCTAGCAGGGCAAAATCGCCGTCTGACAAAGACAAATTGAGCGGTTTCCTTGTCGTCTGATTGTCATACCAAGCTAGCGTTCCGCTCCCCATCACAACCAGATCGCCCCAACCGTCATGGTTGAGGTCAGCAAGTATCGCGTCCCCGTCTTCCAACGTCTGCCCAAGCGAGAATCCAGCGGG is from Ruficoccus amylovorans and encodes:
- a CDS encoding IS3 family transposase, whose product is MVSPGHKREAVREVAESGTCSLRAACRYLRLHWSSFCYRAKTATDKMVRLVRAIIAVSRTNPRYGYRRVRALLANEGWQVSRKLVQKVRRAEGLGVKPPRPRQRRQGKSTGKIPTAATHPRHVWSWDFVADRTDNGAPLRVLSLIDEFTRQCISLTVARGLKSADIVAALDKAIAKHGAPEHIRSDNGPEFIATATKDYLESKRIKTLYIEPGSPWQNPHVESFHNRLQDECLKQEWFLSLTEARVVIENWRRKYNSQHPHSRLGFISPDAFAKLWHQTKAVLGSVRPTGSLHQALPQTITQPT
- a CDS encoding transposase, which codes for MKRKRYTEEQIVALLREADEGRSVDDVCREHNVSKASFHRWKSKYGQMELRDVKRLKELERENAELKKLVADQLLNIKVLEQVNAKKW